In Arthrobacter sp. SLBN-83, one DNA window encodes the following:
- a CDS encoding lipid II:glycine glycyltransferase FemX, with the protein MIPAVVPCTDRALWDEHVDRFQGHPQQLWGWGETKAAHGWSVDRVLVKAGDETIGGAQLLVRSLPFPFRALVYIPRGPMCSVEHTQVVLNRLAEHALRHRGVALSIEPDWDRDSAFAGAVAAAGFRESTNTVLIPRTLILDLTRTDDELMAEMSKSTRANIRKAMRSDVEFRKVKNDSELEQVLAIYHQTAERAGFGIHEDQYYRDIFHNLGDASPIIGAFDGEQLLAFTWLSRSGTTAFELYGGVSAEGQKQRVNYGVKWAALQSMREDGCNRYDFNGLLNDGISDFKKQFARHENMLLGTWERPLSPFYPAYAKAMPLARKGLQQGRRLVKDAAGRVLPLVRKLRPGN; encoded by the coding sequence ATGATTCCTGCTGTTGTGCCCTGTACTGACCGCGCCCTTTGGGACGAGCACGTTGACCGGTTCCAGGGGCATCCGCAGCAGCTGTGGGGCTGGGGCGAGACCAAGGCGGCACACGGCTGGTCCGTGGACCGGGTCCTGGTCAAGGCCGGGGACGAAACCATCGGTGGCGCCCAGCTGCTGGTCCGCAGCCTTCCCTTCCCCTTCCGTGCACTGGTCTACATTCCGCGCGGCCCCATGTGCTCCGTCGAGCACACCCAGGTGGTCCTCAACCGGCTGGCCGAACACGCCCTCCGGCACCGGGGCGTGGCCCTCAGCATCGAACCTGACTGGGACCGGGACTCCGCTTTCGCCGGCGCCGTGGCCGCCGCCGGGTTCCGCGAGTCCACCAACACGGTGCTCATCCCGCGCACGCTCATCCTTGACCTCACCCGGACCGACGACGAGCTGATGGCGGAGATGTCCAAGTCCACGCGGGCCAACATCCGCAAGGCGATGCGCAGTGACGTGGAGTTCCGCAAGGTGAAGAACGATTCCGAGCTGGAACAGGTCCTGGCCATCTACCACCAGACCGCCGAGCGTGCGGGCTTCGGCATCCACGAGGACCAGTACTACCGCGACATCTTCCACAACCTCGGGGACGCCTCGCCCATCATCGGAGCGTTCGACGGCGAGCAGCTGCTGGCGTTCACGTGGCTGTCGCGCAGCGGTACCACCGCCTTCGAGCTTTACGGCGGCGTCTCCGCAGAAGGACAGAAGCAGCGCGTCAATTACGGCGTAAAGTGGGCGGCCCTGCAGTCCATGCGCGAGGACGGCTGCAACCGGTACGACTTCAACGGCCTGCTCAACGACGGCATCTCCGACTTCAAGAAGCAGTTCGCCCGGCACGAGAACATGCTGCTGGGCACGTGGGAGAGGCCGCTCTCGCCCTTCTACCCTGCCTACGCCAAAGCCATGCCGCTGGCGCGCAAGGGCCTCCAGCAGGGGCGCCGGCTGGTGAAGGACGCAGCCGGGCGGGTCCTGCCCCTGGTCCGGAAGCTGCGTCCGGGCAACTGA
- the glpX gene encoding class II fructose-bisphosphatase produces the protein MTQKYSTISPSLAVGHDEPDRNLALELVRVTEAAAIAGGHWVGFGDKNTADGAAVDAMRSFLQTVHFNGVVVIGEGEKDEAPMLFNGERVGDGTGPEVDVAVDPIDGTRLTALGINNALAVLAVAERGSMFDPSAVFYMEKLVTGPEAADMVDLRLPVKQNLHLIAKAKGVKVNQLNVMILDRDRHRPLVEEIREAGARTKFIMDGDVAGAIAAARSGTGVDALMGIGGTPEGIVAACAIKSLGGVIQGRLWPTSDEEKQKAIDAGHDLERVLSTNDLVSSDNCYFAATGITDGDLLKGVRYSKDKVLTQSIVMRSKSGTIRFVEGEHQASKWEGYARKN, from the coding sequence ATGACCCAGAAGTACTCCACGATTTCACCGTCCCTTGCGGTGGGCCACGACGAGCCGGACCGCAACCTTGCCCTTGAACTTGTCCGCGTCACCGAGGCCGCCGCCATTGCCGGCGGCCACTGGGTTGGCTTCGGCGACAAGAACACCGCCGACGGTGCAGCCGTCGACGCCATGCGTTCCTTCCTGCAGACCGTCCACTTCAACGGCGTCGTGGTGATCGGTGAAGGCGAAAAGGACGAAGCCCCCATGCTGTTCAACGGGGAGCGTGTTGGCGACGGCACCGGCCCCGAGGTGGACGTGGCTGTCGACCCCATCGACGGAACGCGCCTGACTGCCCTGGGCATCAACAACGCACTGGCTGTCCTGGCTGTTGCCGAGCGTGGCTCCATGTTCGATCCCTCCGCCGTGTTCTACATGGAGAAGCTGGTCACCGGCCCCGAAGCCGCGGACATGGTGGACCTGCGCCTGCCGGTCAAGCAGAACCTGCACCTGATCGCCAAGGCCAAGGGCGTCAAGGTCAACCAGCTCAACGTCATGATCCTTGACCGCGACCGCCACCGCCCGCTGGTGGAGGAAATCCGCGAAGCCGGTGCACGCACCAAGTTCATCATGGACGGCGACGTTGCCGGCGCCATCGCCGCGGCCCGGTCCGGAACCGGCGTGGACGCGCTCATGGGCATCGGCGGAACCCCCGAGGGCATCGTGGCCGCCTGCGCCATCAAGTCCCTGGGCGGCGTCATCCAGGGCCGCCTCTGGCCCACCAGTGACGAAGAGAAGCAGAAGGCCATCGACGCCGGCCACGACCTGGAGCGCGTGCTGTCCACCAACGACCTCGTCTCCAGCGACAACTGCTACTTCGCCGCCACCGGAATCACCGACGGCGACCTGCTCAAGGGCGTGCGCTACTCCAAGGACAAGGTCCTGACCCAGTCCATCGTGATGCGCTCCAAGTCCGGCACCATCCGCTTCGTGGAGGGTGAGCACCAGGCCAGCAAGTGGGAAGGCTACGCCCGCAAGAACTGA
- a CDS encoding DUF4245 domain-containing protein — MQEATSPSSGEAQPEGRPAAAGSSAETPVKPVIPAAAAKRANASVIGMIIALVLSIAAFLPVVLMNPQPKGESFRPDVDVASVARNAADVAGFTPVAPDTGNAFRANYARWEAGTGNGVPTWEVGYVTPKTSFIGLVQTTKANPTWLLQQTKNAPVTGTRNAGGQEWELRDTGKGEKSMILNYKGSTVVLSGAAELDEFAALAAAVVASLDANPAVTVSLSATPAP, encoded by the coding sequence ATGCAGGAAGCCACCAGTCCCAGCTCCGGCGAGGCACAGCCCGAAGGCCGCCCCGCCGCTGCCGGCAGCAGTGCCGAAACCCCGGTTAAGCCCGTCATTCCGGCGGCCGCCGCCAAGCGGGCCAACGCCTCGGTAATCGGCATGATCATCGCCCTGGTGCTCAGCATTGCTGCGTTCCTGCCTGTTGTCCTCATGAATCCCCAGCCCAAGGGCGAAAGCTTCCGGCCGGACGTCGATGTTGCGTCCGTGGCACGGAACGCGGCGGATGTGGCCGGATTCACACCGGTTGCACCGGACACCGGCAACGCGTTCCGCGCGAACTATGCCCGGTGGGAGGCTGGGACGGGCAACGGCGTGCCCACGTGGGAGGTCGGCTACGTAACCCCCAAGACGTCCTTCATCGGCCTGGTTCAGACCACGAAGGCCAACCCCACCTGGCTCCTCCAGCAAACCAAGAACGCCCCCGTCACCGGGACCCGGAACGCCGGCGGCCAGGAATGGGAACTGCGGGACACCGGCAAGGGCGAGAAATCGATGATCCTGAACTACAAGGGCAGCACCGTCGTCCTCTCCGGCGCCGCGGAACTGGACGAATTCGCGGCCCTGGCTGCCGCCGTCGTAGCCTCCCTTGACGCCAACCCGGCCGTCACAGTTTCCCTGTCCGCCACCCCCGCGCCTTAA
- a CDS encoding carbonic anhydrase, translated as MATNLTPALAWRRLREGNERFVNGESSHPNQNASRRSSLVETQNPFAVIFGCSDSRLAAEIIFDVGLGDVFVVRTAGQVIDDAVLGSLEYSVAVLGVPLIVVLGHDSCGAVTATRDAVETGEMPAGFIRDLVERITPSVLTSLRNNQTEVNDMVVENVKQMSQRLADSSRVISTAIEEGRTAVIGLSYRLAEGRADLVSGIGEL; from the coding sequence ATGGCTACTAACCTGACCCCTGCACTGGCATGGCGCCGCCTGCGCGAAGGCAATGAACGTTTCGTAAACGGCGAATCCAGCCATCCGAACCAGAACGCCTCACGGCGCTCCTCGCTGGTGGAGACCCAGAACCCCTTTGCGGTGATCTTTGGCTGCTCCGATTCCCGGCTTGCGGCTGAGATCATTTTCGACGTCGGCCTGGGCGACGTCTTCGTGGTCCGAACAGCCGGGCAGGTGATTGACGACGCCGTCCTCGGCTCCCTGGAATACAGCGTGGCCGTGCTGGGGGTGCCGCTGATCGTGGTGCTTGGGCACGACAGCTGCGGTGCCGTCACGGCCACCAGGGACGCTGTTGAGACCGGCGAGATGCCGGCGGGGTTCATCCGCGACCTCGTGGAACGCATCACCCCCTCCGTCCTCACCTCCCTGCGGAACAACCAGACCGAGGTCAACGACATGGTGGTGGAGAACGTCAAGCAGATGTCGCAGCGCCTCGCGGACAGCTCGCGTGTGATTTCCACCGCAATCGAGGAAGGCCGCACCGCTGTCATCGGCCTCTCCTACCGCCTGGCAGAGGGCCGCGCCGACCTTGTTTCCGGAATCGGCGAGCTCTAG
- a CDS encoding class II fumarate hydratase, whose amino-acid sequence MTSTEEFRIEHDTMGEVRVPMNALYRAQTQRAVENFPISGKTLERTHIEALARVKKAAAQANAELGVLDGELAKAIADAADEVAAGKYDGDFPIDVFQTGSGTSSNMNTNEVIAELATRALKAAGSDKVVHPNDHVNASQSSNDVFPTSVHVAATSALINDLIPALGYLAESLERKAAEFKDVVKSGRTHLMDATPVTLGQEFGGYATQVRFGIERINASLPRVAEVPLGGTAVGTGINTPAGFPERVIELLATDTGLPLTEARDHFEAQANRDGLIEASSQLRNIAISFMKINNDLRWMGSGPNTGLGEIALPDLQPGSSIMPGKVNPVICEASIMVAAQVIGNDTTIAWSGTNGAFELNVGIPVMAANLLESIRLLANTSRVMADKMIDGITANVERARFLAEASPSIVTPLNKYIGYENAAKIAKTAVKEGLTIRQATEKLGFVGEGEGKVSEADLDKALDVTTMTAPAHKA is encoded by the coding sequence ATGACTTCCACTGAAGAGTTCCGCATTGAACATGACACGATGGGCGAAGTCCGCGTCCCCATGAACGCACTGTACCGCGCGCAGACGCAGCGGGCAGTAGAGAATTTCCCCATCTCCGGCAAGACCCTGGAGCGCACCCACATCGAGGCGCTGGCACGGGTCAAGAAGGCTGCTGCCCAGGCCAACGCAGAACTGGGCGTGCTCGACGGCGAGCTGGCCAAGGCGATTGCGGACGCTGCCGATGAGGTGGCCGCCGGCAAGTACGACGGCGACTTCCCCATCGACGTCTTCCAGACCGGTTCCGGCACCTCGTCGAACATGAACACCAACGAGGTCATCGCCGAGCTGGCCACACGTGCACTGAAGGCGGCCGGCAGCGACAAGGTGGTCCACCCGAACGACCACGTCAACGCCTCCCAGTCCTCCAACGACGTGTTTCCCACCTCCGTCCACGTTGCCGCCACCTCCGCGCTGATCAACGACCTCATTCCCGCCCTGGGCTACCTGGCCGAGTCGCTGGAACGCAAGGCAGCCGAGTTCAAGGACGTCGTCAAGTCCGGCCGCACCCACCTCATGGACGCCACCCCGGTGACCCTGGGCCAGGAGTTCGGGGGCTACGCAACGCAGGTGCGGTTCGGCATCGAGCGCATCAACGCCTCGCTCCCCCGCGTGGCCGAGGTTCCGCTGGGCGGCACCGCCGTGGGCACCGGCATCAACACGCCCGCAGGCTTCCCTGAGCGCGTCATTGAACTGCTCGCCACGGACACCGGCCTGCCGCTGACTGAGGCCCGCGACCACTTCGAGGCCCAGGCAAACCGTGACGGCCTGATCGAGGCCTCCAGCCAGCTGCGCAACATCGCCATCTCCTTCATGAAGATCAACAACGACCTTCGCTGGATGGGTTCGGGCCCCAACACGGGCCTGGGCGAAATCGCCCTCCCGGACCTGCAGCCGGGCTCCTCGATCATGCCCGGCAAGGTCAACCCGGTCATCTGCGAGGCCTCCATCATGGTGGCCGCCCAGGTCATCGGCAACGACACCACCATCGCCTGGTCCGGCACCAACGGTGCCTTCGAGCTCAACGTCGGCATTCCCGTCATGGCCGCCAACCTGCTCGAATCCATCCGCCTGCTGGCCAACACCAGCCGCGTCATGGCAGACAAGATGATCGACGGCATCACCGCCAACGTGGAGCGCGCCCGCTTCCTGGCCGAGGCGTCGCCGTCCATCGTCACCCCGCTGAACAAGTACATCGGCTACGAGAACGCCGCCAAGATCGCCAAGACCGCCGTCAAGGAGGGCCTGACCATCCGCCAGGCCACCGAGAAGCTTGGCTTCGTCGGCGAGGGTGAGGGCAAGGTTTCCGAAGCCGACCTGGACAAAGCACTGGACGTCACCACCATGACGGCCCCGGCCCACAAGGCCTGA
- a CDS encoding TetR/AcrR family transcriptional regulator, translating into MSDGATSADSGLRERKRAATRAAITSTARALTAERGLNGYTVEEVCEAAGISRRTFFNYFPTKEDAIIGHADDDVPADAVEEFVAGGAGSPAGDISPTLFRDLVRLSLRLAEDMAASEEETRQLIGVVRKEPQLILRIIGVTEQREAQFARDVARREGVAPDHPVVQMAVVLLSTIARKSSMAYFADGNTRSYRDLLLENLSAASLLFSQPFDIPDPISAKGQS; encoded by the coding sequence ATGTCCGATGGTGCAACTTCCGCTGATTCCGGCCTCCGCGAGCGCAAACGCGCCGCCACCCGCGCCGCCATCACCTCCACCGCCCGCGCCCTGACGGCCGAACGCGGGCTCAACGGGTACACCGTGGAGGAAGTCTGCGAGGCAGCGGGCATATCACGCCGGACCTTCTTCAACTACTTCCCCACGAAGGAAGACGCCATCATCGGGCACGCGGATGACGACGTTCCGGCTGACGCCGTTGAGGAATTCGTGGCTGGCGGAGCCGGCTCACCCGCAGGCGACATCTCGCCCACCCTGTTCCGGGACCTGGTGAGGCTCTCGCTCCGCCTGGCCGAGGACATGGCTGCCTCGGAAGAGGAGACCCGGCAGCTCATCGGGGTGGTCCGCAAGGAACCCCAGCTCATCCTCCGGATCATCGGCGTGACGGAGCAGCGGGAGGCGCAGTTCGCGCGGGATGTTGCCCGGCGTGAAGGTGTCGCCCCGGACCACCCCGTGGTGCAGATGGCGGTGGTGCTGCTCAGCACCATCGCGCGCAAGAGCAGCATGGCTTACTTCGCGGACGGCAACACCCGAAGTTACCGGGACCTGCTCCTGGAAAACCTTTCCGCAGCCAGCCTGCTCTTCTCCCAGCCCTTCGATATTCCGGATCCCATCTCCGCAAAAGGACAATCATGA
- a CDS encoding MDR family MFS transporter — MSTATTKAPAGPLLLTQKRIWIIFSALIAGMLLSSLDQTIVSTAMPTIVGKLGGVEHQAWITTAYLLATTIVMPIYGKFGDILGRRNLFLVAIALFTLASVGCALATDFWGFVIFRAIQGLGGGGLMILSQAIIADIVPAKERGKYMGPLGAIFGLSAVAGPLLGGFFVDHLTWEWAFYINIPVGLAAFAIAWFALTLPNKKAEKRIDILGVVLLSAATTCLIFFTDFGGKKDEGWDSPLTWAFGAGLLLSAAAFVLVERRAEDPIIPLSLFRNRIFINATAIGFTLGLGMFSAIAFVPTFLQMSSGTSAAESGLLMLPMMAGLMGTSIYSGIRISKTGKYKMFPILGAVFTMAAMLWMTTLAASTPIWVICLQLFVFGAGLGLIMQVVVLVVQNSVPAHQIGTATSTNNYFREVGAAMGVAVFGSIFTTRLSEALTSAFTGAGASAEQAGQSTRTLDPQALNQLPEQLRDAIVNAYADSLAPVFWYLLPFIAVALLLAITLKQIPLSDTAGMVARGEAVGGEEAERLAAGLPGAAAGIAGTGRGGDIVKDDDGELVSHGR, encoded by the coding sequence ATGAGTACCGCCACCACCAAGGCGCCGGCAGGGCCCCTGCTGTTGACGCAAAAACGCATCTGGATCATCTTCTCCGCGCTGATCGCCGGAATGCTGCTGTCCAGCCTGGACCAGACCATCGTTTCGACCGCGATGCCAACCATTGTGGGCAAGCTGGGCGGCGTGGAGCACCAGGCCTGGATCACCACGGCCTACCTGCTGGCCACCACCATCGTGATGCCCATCTATGGCAAGTTCGGTGACATCCTGGGCCGGCGCAACCTCTTCCTCGTAGCCATCGCACTCTTCACGCTGGCTTCGGTGGGCTGCGCCCTGGCCACCGATTTCTGGGGCTTCGTCATTTTCCGCGCCATCCAGGGCCTCGGCGGCGGCGGCCTGATGATCCTCTCCCAGGCGATCATCGCCGACATCGTTCCCGCCAAGGAGCGGGGAAAGTACATGGGCCCGCTGGGCGCAATCTTCGGCCTCTCCGCCGTGGCCGGGCCGCTCCTGGGTGGCTTCTTCGTGGACCACCTGACCTGGGAATGGGCCTTCTACATCAACATCCCGGTGGGCCTCGCGGCATTCGCCATTGCCTGGTTCGCCCTCACGCTGCCCAACAAGAAGGCCGAAAAGCGGATCGACATCCTGGGCGTCGTGCTGCTGTCCGCCGCCACCACCTGCCTGATCTTCTTCACCGACTTCGGCGGCAAGAAGGACGAAGGCTGGGATTCCCCACTGACCTGGGCCTTTGGCGCCGGCCTGCTGTTGTCCGCCGCCGCGTTCGTGCTGGTGGAGCGCCGTGCGGAGGATCCCATCATCCCGCTGAGCCTGTTCCGCAACCGGATCTTCATCAACGCCACCGCCATCGGCTTCACGCTCGGCCTGGGCATGTTCTCCGCCATCGCCTTCGTCCCCACCTTCCTCCAGATGTCATCGGGCACGTCGGCAGCCGAATCCGGGCTGCTGATGCTGCCGATGATGGCCGGCCTCATGGGCACGTCCATCTACTCGGGCATCCGGATCTCCAAGACCGGGAAATACAAGATGTTTCCCATCCTGGGCGCGGTCTTCACCATGGCCGCCATGCTGTGGATGACCACGCTCGCGGCGAGCACTCCCATCTGGGTGATCTGCCTCCAGCTGTTCGTCTTTGGCGCAGGCCTGGGCCTGATCATGCAGGTGGTGGTCCTGGTGGTCCAGAACTCCGTGCCGGCCCACCAGATCGGCACCGCCACCAGCACCAACAACTACTTTCGCGAAGTGGGCGCCGCCATGGGCGTGGCCGTGTTCGGTTCGATCTTCACCACCCGGCTCTCGGAAGCCCTTACCAGCGCCTTCACTGGGGCAGGAGCCTCTGCGGAGCAGGCCGGGCAGTCCACCCGGACGCTGGACCCGCAGGCGCTGAACCAGCTGCCGGAGCAGCTGCGTGACGCGATCGTGAATGCCTATGCCGATTCCCTGGCCCCGGTGTTCTGGTACCTGCTCCCCTTCATCGCCGTGGCGCTGCTCCTGGCCATCACGCTGAAGCAGATCCCGTTGTCGGATACTGCCGGTATGGTGGCACGCGGCGAGGCAGTGGGCGGGGAGGAAGCCGAGCGGCTCGCCGCCGGACTCCCCGGGGCCGCTGCCGGTATCGCGGGCACCGGGCGGGGCGGGGACATCGTGAAGGACGACGACGGCGAGCTGGTTTCCCACGGCCGCTGA
- a CDS encoding NUDIX hydrolase yields MPAPDYVLKLRKKIGNDPLWVPGVRGVVVDDAGRILLAQRADNRQWALVSGMLDPGEQPARGLVREIFEETAVVAEAERVVSVGAVGPVTYPNGDVCEFLDVVFLCRYVSGEARVNDDESLAVGWFSLDELPQLMPGHLTSIRQALAPSGAVHFEP; encoded by the coding sequence ATGCCTGCACCCGATTACGTCCTGAAGCTGCGCAAGAAGATCGGCAACGATCCCCTCTGGGTTCCCGGAGTCCGGGGCGTGGTGGTGGATGATGCCGGCCGGATCCTGCTGGCCCAACGGGCGGACAACCGGCAGTGGGCACTGGTCAGCGGGATGCTGGACCCGGGGGAGCAGCCCGCGCGTGGCCTGGTCCGGGAGATCTTTGAGGAAACGGCCGTGGTGGCGGAGGCCGAACGCGTGGTCTCCGTGGGTGCGGTAGGCCCGGTTACTTATCCCAACGGTGACGTGTGTGAGTTCCTGGACGTGGTGTTCCTCTGCCGTTATGTCTCCGGGGAGGCCAGGGTCAATGACGACGAATCCCTGGCCGTTGGCTGGTTCAGCCTCGATGAACTTCCCCAACTCATGCCGGGGCACCTCACCAGCATCCGCCAGGCCCTCGCCCCCTCCGGGGCCGTCCACTTCGAGCCCTAA
- a CDS encoding prepilin peptidase, whose translation MIGRLGDLWQHTPLAFWLVLAACLYFAVMAVRLTIIDVRHHLLPNRIVFPSYGVAGALLLAAAAATWAGPDAGSAGGILAVPALRVVAGAGVLWLFYFILRFIYPPGMGFGDVKLAGVLGMYLGYLSWGHLFAGTFLAFLLGGLWSLALLAARRGTLKSSIPFGPFMLAGAAAAMLLPA comes from the coding sequence GTGATCGGACGACTCGGCGACCTCTGGCAGCACACCCCGCTGGCCTTCTGGCTGGTCCTGGCCGCCTGCCTGTACTTTGCGGTGATGGCCGTGCGGCTCACCATCATCGATGTCCGACACCACCTCCTGCCCAACAGGATCGTCTTCCCGTCCTACGGGGTGGCCGGGGCACTTCTGCTTGCAGCGGCTGCAGCAACCTGGGCCGGCCCGGACGCGGGGAGCGCCGGCGGGATCCTGGCCGTTCCTGCCCTCCGCGTGGTGGCCGGTGCTGGGGTGCTGTGGCTGTTCTATTTCATCCTCCGGTTCATCTATCCGCCGGGCATGGGCTTTGGCGACGTCAAGCTCGCGGGAGTATTGGGCATGTACCTTGGCTACCTCAGCTGGGGGCACCTGTTCGCGGGAACCTTCCTCGCGTTCCTGCTGGGCGGACTGTGGTCCCTGGCCCTGCTGGCGGCCCGGCGGGGAACCCTGAAGTCTTCCATCCCGTTCGGCCCGTTCATGCTGGCCGGGGCCGCAGCCGCCATGCTGCTGCCCGCCTGA